The Haloarcula sp. CBA1127 genomic interval CGAGGTGACAGCGGCGGTCATCAAGCAGGCCGACCTCGACGTCATCGAGAACGGGAACCGGAACTACATCTCGAACGAGGCTATCATCGAGTGGGCCAAACAGTACGAGGCGAACGGCCCAGACGGCGTCGACGAGGAACTCCGTCGCGTCCCGTTCCTTGAGACCCGCGCAGCCGCCAAGGAGATCGGTGCGACCATCGAGTTCAACAAGGCCGAGGGCGTCGACAGCGTCGACAACTCACAGCCCAGCGATTTCATCTACTTCGGCATTTCGGAGTTCAACGACGACCTCGCAAACGACACCGGCGACATCCAGATGGACCGCGTCGACGGCGGCGTCGTCTATCGCGGTGTGCTGGAATCGGACTACAACGTCTCGACGCTCGAACCGGTCATCACCGGCCCCGATTTCACCGACTCGCCGGAAGACGCAAACGATGCGCTCCGGAACATCGACAACGTCTACACGATGCGCGACGGCCGCGTCATCTGCTGTGAAGACGGCTTCGGCGGCCCCGCGCGCTCGTACCCGAACGACGGCCTCTATGTCTACCAGCCTAACGTCGTCGTCAGCGCTAACTCCGCCGCGGTCGGCAGCGGGTCGACGGGTAGCGTCCCGCTGACCGCCTCGTCGCTCCCCGCTGGCTTCTCCGGCGCTCGGCTCACCGTCACCGTCTCGAACCCCGAAATCGCATCTATCACCGGTGTCTCCTTCCCCGACGCGCTCGGACTCACAGAGAGTTCCATCAGCGACGACGGCTCGTCGGCGACGATTCGCGTGGCCGATGTCAACACGAACGTCCAGTCCGGCGCGATGGACGTCTCGCTCGCAACGCTTGACGTCCGCGCCAACGGCGGCGGCACGACCGACCTGACTGTCTCCATCGAGCAGATGGATGACGAGAACGGGAACGCCATCGAGGCAGAAGCTCGAAACGGCATCGTTGTGGGTGGCCCGCAGACGGTCGTCGGCGACACCGCGCCGACCGACCCCGACGGTGACGGTCACTTCGAGGACCTCAACGGCAACGGCCGTCTCGACTACGAGGACGTGCAGGTGCTGTTCTCGAACATGGACTCCGACAGCGTGCAGCTGAACACCGGGGCGTACGACTTCAATGAGAACGGCAAACTCGACTTCGCGGACGTGACGGCACTCTACGAAGAAGTCAACTGACGGCCGCAACCGACCCCCTCTCATCTTTCCATACAGGAACACAATGACAGACGACAGCCCCCTTTCGATACGCGGTTGCGTCAGAACCGCTGGCACCCCGCTCGCGCTCGTCGCGCTCGTCCTCTTCGCGGGGACAGTCCCCGCGCTCGCTGCAGGGCAGAGTACGCCAGCAATCAGCATCGAGACCGGCTCCGTCGCCGCCGGTGAGACGATGGCCGTACCGGTTGTCCTCACCAGCGCGCCGGACGGACTGGCCGGCTACCAGCTCGAACTCTCCGTCGACGACCCCGCAGTCGCCCGATTCGAGAACGCAAGCTACCCCGACCGCCTCGGCCTCACGACTGACCCTGTCATTAGTTCAGACGGCGGGACAGTCACACTTGAGGCGGCTGACCTCGACGGGCAGATAGAACCCGGCGCGAGCGCCACGTCGCTCGCGACGGTCCAGCTCACCGGCGTCGCCGGCGGCGAGACACAGGTGACCGTCGCGTCGAGCCAGGTCGACGCGGACGGCGGCGGAGTGGTCGAACCTACGACCGAGCCGACGGCGGTCGCAGTCTCGCCGAGCGCATCGACAGAGACAGTGGCCGCCATGACCGACGCATCGTCACCCGCCAGCGAGTCCACAGCCGAGTCAACGGGCACCGCAAACGCCGCAGGTGCCACGGAAGACGACTCCGCGAGTGGCGACGACCAGTCGACGACCGGCGCGAACGGGTCACTCCCGATAGTACTGGCCATCGCTGCACTCGCCGCAGTGGCGGCGCTCGCAGCCAGAACGAGCCGACGACCGTAGCCCAGACCAACTTATCCATGCCACAACCAGACACCACTGTTGCACCGACGGACAGTTCGACCTATCGCGAGTACATCCTCGATATACGCATCGCCGAACGACCGACTGGCGACGGCGACACACGCTACCGGTTCGAGGCTCCGGACCACGAGGGCGTCGAGTTCGATGACCCCGAGATGGCAACGCTATACGCTGATGTGTACTTCGATGTGAACGGCTTCCAAGAGGCCGGGACCGGCGACCGCGGCGTGCCACCGACGGTCATACAGGCGGGCCGTGATACGCTTGTCGCCTACTTCCTCACACAGGACGGCGTCGACGTCCACTGGGCCGCGTCGTTCTACGGCGAGAAACCGGAGAAAATCGAACGATACGTCTCACGTGTCCGCAAGCGGTCGAAAAAAATCCGCGAGGGGGCGAAAGAACAGGGTCACGCCTGAGTCGCCACTGCAGCGTCTCCGGCAGTTCCAACGGCAAGGTCTACCCCGGACGACGCGGCTACATACGCGCTCGGTGTGCTGCCAGAACGGAACAGCGACCGTATCGAACTGACGCTGTGTACGAGTAAATTCGCTGGAAACAGCGCTATTGGAACGCGGGGCTTTTTCATATCGGGGGTGTGAGCGTCAGGTAATGGTCGGTGATCAGTGATGTCGGTTCGCGTCGACTGGCGACAGAGCGTTGCCCTGACCGGCACTGTGATCAAGTATCTCGCCGTCGCAATGCTGGTCCCGCTCGGGATCGGTCTGCTGTACGGAGAAGATACCGTTGTCTTCCTGATTTCTATCGGGATCGCCATTACGCTCGGCGTAGCGATAGAGCAAGCCAGCGACAGCCACGAACTCGGGCCACGCGAAGCGCTGCTGTTCGTCGGGCTCTCGTGGGGAGCCGTCGCGGTCATCGGTGCGATTCCCTACGTTATTGCCGGGTATGGGACTGAATCAGCGCTCGGTGAGCCTGTGAACGCACTGTTCGAGTCGATGTCCGGGTTTACCACCACTGGCGCGACTGCTACCGATGAAATATCGTTTGCTCGCCACTCCCACGCGCTGCTGATGTGGCGACAGCTCACTCAGTGGCTCGGTGGGATGGGTATCATCGTCCTGATGGTCGCCATTCTTCCAGAGGCAGCCGTCAACGGGGCGCAGTTGATTGAGTCGGAGGCACCCGGCCCAGAACTCCAGAAGCTGACGCCGAAGATAGCCGAGACCGCACGGCTCCTCTGGCTGTTCTATCTGGGTTTTACTGTTCTGTATATCCTCATTCTGCTCGGCCTCCATTACACGGGCTACGCACCGAATATGGACGCCTACAACGCCGTTGCCCACGGGTTCACGACGCTGCCGACCGGTGGTTTCTCGCCACAGGCTGAGAGCATCGCCTACTTTTCACCGGCTGTCCAGTGGGCCGTCATTCCGTTCATGCTCATTGCTGGGATGAACTTCGCGCTGTTTTACCTCCTGTTGCAGGACGAGTATGCCGCCTTCCTCCAGGACCGTGAACTCCAGGCGTACCTCGGCGCAAACGCCGGCGTGGCCGTCATCCTCTGGGGCCTGCTGTTTACCGGGTCCGCACCGCCGCTCGAACTCGGGGGCATCACGCAGGGGGCGCTGGAGAACTCGCTCCGGCAAGCCACGTTCCAGATCGCCTCGTTGCTGAACTCGACCGGGTACGCGACGAGCGACTTCGCCCAGTGGGGCAACACCGCACAGGGAGTTCTGTTGTTCGCGATGTTTATTGGCGGCTCCGCAGGGTCGACCGGTGGTGGTATCAAGATCGTCCGATGGCTCGTCGTGTTCAAGAGTATCCGACGCCAGCTGTTCACGACGTCCCATCCCAGCGCCGTCAAACCAGTTCGGCTCGGCGGGCAGGTCATCGACGAGGAC includes:
- a CDS encoding TrkH family potassium uptake protein — its product is MSVRVDWRQSVALTGTVIKYLAVAMLVPLGIGLLYGEDTVVFLISIGIAITLGVAIEQASDSHELGPREALLFVGLSWGAVAVIGAIPYVIAGYGTESALGEPVNALFESMSGFTTTGATATDEISFARHSHALLMWRQLTQWLGGMGIIVLMVAILPEAAVNGAQLIESEAPGPELQKLTPKIAETARLLWLFYLGFTVLYILILLGLHYTGYAPNMDAYNAVAHGFTTLPTGGFSPQAESIAYFSPAVQWAVIPFMLIAGMNFALFYLLLQDEYAAFLQDRELQAYLGANAGVAVILWGLLFTGSAPPLELGGITQGALENSLRQATFQIASLLNSTGYATSDFAQWGNTAQGVLLFAMFIGGSAGSTGGGIKIVRWLVVFKSIRRQLFTTSHPSAVKPVRLGGQVIDEDVINAIYGFTLLYLLTFGIATVFLLLDAGRVGLDLTVFEALSASLATIGNIGPGFGFLGPFGTYELFPETSKLLMIFLMWIGRLEIIPVFVLFTGAFWNE